Proteins encoded together in one Cicer arietinum cultivar CDC Frontier isolate Library 1 chromosome 4, Cicar.CDCFrontier_v2.0, whole genome shotgun sequence window:
- the LOC101489933 gene encoding probable inactive ATP-dependent zinc metalloprotease FTSHI 5, chloroplastic isoform X1, with protein MDSILSSSLHTQPHPSRFSPRLPFTSFRPLPTQKLIHTTPRNPISRASITFASKQQNDTVLAVTRKNHERTTNISQCITKQLVRALFCFAIGVSALGTVRVAPAFAFPTVPSTIFSGMKKVKRHEYYDCTERVLKTVPVLLRSIEEVRKGNGEMEDVKRALKAVKLKKEESEKEILKRMQPQLMDLKEELRQLEIKEGEIYGQMMAVKREYDKLTGGEFLEEGNEKLEGKVVNEEEKKKLEKRMGELEMKYHVICGEIYEMEDVISRKETVALSYGVLEILFIERECEQLVEKFKQEMKQKKIESLHAHSVKGLSKSVIQRDLEDVQRKHLEQTLLPSIVDVDDLEPLFQRDSVDFAQRLKTSLEDSREQQNNLESQIRKNMKSAKEKRSIVYSPEEEERILLDRDRVVSRTWYNEEKNRWEMDPVAVPHAVSKKLIEHVRIRHDWCVMYIALKGEDKEFYVDIKEFEMLFEDIGGFDWLYRKMLACDIPTAVHLTWIPLSELGWRRLFFVTLRYPRWFLRDWWKSEDIPNAINYISESIQEMIDDIMMVIGFPLVEYFVRPEEGTVGNSWYLWQLNVEARVQSRQADGDIQWFALLFARAAISGFISGFVLFRVFKLLRKKVSRLIGYGPLRKSPNKRKLWRVAYYFHQRWVNMRKKRRDGVDPIKTAFDHMKRVKKPPVPLKSFTSIESMKEEISEVVAFLQNPMAFQEIGARAPRGVLIVGERGTGKTSLALAIAAEAKVPVVEIKAQQLEAGMWVGQSASNVRELFQTARDLAPVIIFVEDFDLFAGVRGKFIHTENQDHEAFINQLLVELDGFEKQDGVVLMATTRNLKQIDEALQRPGRMDRIFHLQRPTQAERENILYSAAKETMDDQLIDYVDWKKVAENTALLRPIELKLVPVALEGSAFRSKVLDTDELRGYCSFFATFSSVMPQWLRKTKIVKKLNKMLVNHLGLTLTKEGLQNVVDLMEPYGQLSNGIELLSPPLDWTRETKFPHAVWAAGRGLVALLLPNFDVVDNIWLEPLSWQGIGCTKITKARNEVYINGNLESRSYLEKKLVFCFGSYVASQMLLPFGEENLLSSSEIQQAQEIATRMVIQYGWGPDDSPAIYYCSNAVGALSMGNDHEYVMAAKVEKIFEMAYLKTREMLQRNRLVLEKIVEELLEFEILTRKDLERITEDNGGIWEKEPFSLFEVQASEPTSGSLLERGNASGGALLAS; from the exons ATGGACTCTATTCTCTCTTCTTCACTTCACACACAACCTCATCCCTCTCGCTTTTCACCACGCTTACCTTTCACCTCATTCCGCCCCCTCCCAACTCAAAAACTCATACACACAACACCTCGAAACCCAATCTCACGCGCTTCTATCACTTTCGCCTCTAAGCAACAAAACGACACCGTTTTAGCCGTCACTCGCAAAAACCACGAGCGAAcaacaaatatttctcaatGCATAACGAAACAACTCGTTCGCGCTCTTTTTTGTTTCGCCATCGGTGTTTCTGCTCTTGGAACGGTCCGAGTTGCGCCTGCGTTCGCATTTCCGACGGTGCCTTCGACTATTTTTTCCGGTATGAAAAAAGTGAAGCGTCATGAGTATTATGATTGTACTGAAAGAGTCTTAAAGACTGTTCCggttttgttgaggagtatagAAGAGGTTAGGAAAGGGAATGGTGAAATGGAGGATGTGAAAAGAGCTCTGAAGGCTGTGAAATTGAAGAAGGAAGAATCGGAGAAAGAGATTTTGAAGAGGATGCAACCGCAGTTGATGGACTTGAAGGAAGAGTTACGGCAGTTGGAGATTAAGGAAGGGGAGATTTATGGGCAGATGATGGCGGTGAAGCGCGAGTATGATAAATTGACGGGGGGGGAGTTCTTAGAGGAAGGGAATGAGAAATTGGAGGGGAAGGTGGTGAATgaggaagagaagaagaagTTGGAGAAGAGAATGGGAGAGCTGGAGATGAAGTATCATGTGATATGTGGAGAAATATATGAAATGGAGGATGTGATTTCGAGGAAGGAGACAGTGGCTTTGAGTTACGGGGTATTGGAAATTTTGTTCATCGAGAGGGAATGTGAGCAGCTTGTGGAGAAATTCAAACAGGAAATGAAACAGAAGAAAATTGAGAG TTTGCACGCTCACTCGGTTAAAGGGCTCTCAAAATCCGTCATTCAGAGAGACTTGGAAGATGTGCAAAGAAAACATTTAGAACAAACTCTTCTTCCTAGCATTGTGGATGTTGATGATCTTGAGCCATTATTTCAGAGAGACTCTGTTGATTTTGCCCAACGTTTAAAAACAAGTCTTGAAGACTCAAGGGAGCAACAGAATAATTTGGAGTCCCAgataagaaaaaatatgaagTCTGCCAAGGAAAAGCGTAGTATTGTTTACTCACCTGAAGAAGAG GAAAGGATTCTTTTGGACCGAGATAGAGTAGTGTCAAGGACTTGGTACaatgaagagaaaaatagaTGGGAGATGGATCCAGTGGCTGTCCCTCATGCTGTCTCAAAGAAGCTAATAGAGCATGTCCGGATTAGGCATGACTGGTGTGTCATGTATATTGCATTGAAGGGGGAGGACAAAGAATTTTATGTGGACATAAAG GAATTCGAAATGCTTTTTGAAGATATTGGGGGTTTTGACTGGCTATATAGGAAAATGCTAGCCTGTGATATTCCAACAGCTGTTCATCTAACGTGGATTCCTCTCTCAGAGTTGGGTTGGCGCCGACTATTTTTTGTGACATTAAGGTACCCTCGTTGGTTTTTGCGTGACTGGTGGAAATCTGAAGATATACCGAATGCAATAAATTATATCTCCGAGTCAATTCAGGAAATGATTGATGACATAATGATGGTGATAGGGTTTCCTCTTGTGGAATATTTTGTCCGGCCAGAGGAAGGGACAGTGGGCAACTCATGGTACTTATGGCAATTAAATGTAGAAGCAAGGGTTCAATCCAGACAAGCAGATGGTGATATTCAATGGTTCGCGTTGCTTTTCGCAAGAGCTGCTATTTCAGGATTTATTTCAGGATTTGTTTTGTTTCGAGTGTTCAAATTATTGAGGAAAAAAGTTTCAAGACTTATTGGTTACGGTCCTCTGCGAAAAAGTCCAAATAAGAGGAAACTTTGGCGAGTG GCTTATTACTTTCATCAAAGATGGGTAAATATGAGGAAGAAGAGAAGGGATGGCGTTGATCCCATAAAAACAGCTTTTGATCATATGAAG AGGGTGAAGAAACCACCGGTACCATTGAAGAGCTTCACTAGCATTGAATCTATGAAAGAGGAAATTAGTGAAGTTGTGGCATTTTTGCAAAATCCAATGGCATTTCAAGAAATTGGTGCGCGGGCACCTCGG GGTGTTCTTATTGTAGGTGAGAGGGGTACAGGCAAGACATCTCTAGCATTGGCTATAGCTGCAGAGGCTAAGGTGCCTGTTGTTGAAATTAAGGCCCAACAATTGGAAGCTGGGATGTGGGTTGGTCAAAGTGCCTCCAATGTTCGTGAATTGTTTCAAACAGCAAGAGATTTG GCTCCTGTAATAATATTCGTAGAGGATTTTGACCTGTTTGCTGGTGTACGTGGCAAATTTATCCACACCGAAAATCAAGATCATGAAGCTTTCATTAATCAACTGCTTGTGGAACTTGATGG ATTTGAGAAACAAGATGGGGTTGTTTTGATGGCTACTACAAGAAATCTGAAGCAAATCGATGAGGCCTTGCAGAGGCCAGGCCGCATGGATAGAATATTTCATCTTCAAAGGCCCACCCAGGCGGAGAGAGAAAACATATTGTACTCAGCAGCGAAGGAAACCATGGATGATCAGCTTATTGATTATGTAGACTGGAAAAAG GTTGCTGAGAATACGGCTCTTCTACGACCAATTGAGTTAAAACTTGTTCCTGTGGCTTTAGAAGGAAGTGCCTTCCGGAGCAAAGTTCTTGACACAGATGAATTAAGGGGCTACTGTAGTTTCTTTGCA ACTTTCAGTTCTGTGATGCCCCAATGGCTGAGGAAAACCAAAATTGTCAAGAAGTTAAACAAAATGTTGGTGAATCACCTGGGACTAACATTAACAAAAGAAGGTCTCCAAAATGTTGTTGATTTGATGGAACCATATGGCCAGCTAAGCAATGGGATAGAGCTTTTGAGCCCTCCACTTGAT TGGACGAGGGAAACTAAATTTCCACATGCTGTCTGGGCTGCTGGTCGTGGTCTTGTTGCTCTTTTATTACCAAATTTCGATGTTGTTGATAATATTTGGCTTGAACCTCTATCCTGGCAG GGAATTGGATGTACAAAAATCACAAAAGCAAGAAATGAAGTTTACATCAATGGGAACCTAGAATCAAGATCATATCTCGAAAAGAAGCTTGTGTTTTGTTTTGGTTCTTATGTTGCATCCCAAATGTTACTTCCTTTTGGGGAAGAAAACTTACTGTCTTCATCTGAGATACAGCAGGCACAAGAG ATAGCTACACGAATGGTCATTCAATATGGATGGGGACCTGATGATAGTCCTGCAATTTATTACTGCAGTAATGCG GTTGGTGCATTAAGCATGGGAAATGATCATGAGTATGTGATGGCAGCTAAAGTTGAAAAG ATTTTTGAGATGGCATATCTGAAAACAAGAGAAATGCTGCAGAGAAATCGCCTGGTACTAGAAAAGATTGTAGAGGAATtacttgaatttgaaattttgactCGAAAG GATTTAGAGAGAATTACTGAAGATAATGGTGGAATCTGGGAGAAAGAGCCTTTTAGTCTTTTTGAAGTTCAAGCTAGTGAG CCAACTTCCGGCAGCCTTCTAGAAAGAGGAAATGCATCAGGAGGTGCTCTACTAGCATCCTAG
- the LOC101489933 gene encoding probable inactive ATP-dependent zinc metalloprotease FTSHI 5, chloroplastic isoform X2: MDSILSSSLHTQPHPSRFSPRLPFTSFRPLPTQKLIHTTPRNPISRASITFASKQQNDTVLAVTRKNHERTTNISQCITKQLVRALFCFAIGVSALGTVRVAPAFAFPTVPSTIFSGMKKVKRHEYYDCTERVLKTVPVLLRSIEEVRKGNGEMEDVKRALKAVKLKKEESEKEILKRMQPQLMDLKEELRQLEIKEGEIYGQMMAVKREYDKLTGGEFLEEGNEKLEGKVVNEEEKKKLEKRMGELEMKYHVICGEIYEMEDVISRKETVALSYGVLEILFIERECEQLVEKFKQEMKQKKIESLHAHSVKGLSKSVIQRDLEDVQRKHLEQTLLPSIVDVDDLEPLFQRDSVDFAQRLKTSLEDSREQQNNLESQIRKNMKSAKEKRSIVYSPEEEERILLDRDRVVSRTWYNEEKNRWEMDPVAVPHAVSKKLIEHVRIRHDWCVMYIALKGEDKEFYVDIKEFEMLFEDIGGFDWLYRKMLACDIPTAVHLTWIPLSELGWRRLFFVTLRYPRWFLRDWWKSEDIPNAINYISESIQEMIDDIMMVIGFPLVEYFVRPEEGTVGNSWYLWQLNVEARVQSRQADGDIQWFALLFARAAISGFISGFVLFRVFKLLRKKVSRLIGYGPLRKSPNKRKLWRVAYYFHQRWVNMRKKRRDGVDPIKTAFDHMKGVLIVGERGTGKTSLALAIAAEAKVPVVEIKAQQLEAGMWVGQSASNVRELFQTARDLAPVIIFVEDFDLFAGVRGKFIHTENQDHEAFINQLLVELDGFEKQDGVVLMATTRNLKQIDEALQRPGRMDRIFHLQRPTQAERENILYSAAKETMDDQLIDYVDWKKVAENTALLRPIELKLVPVALEGSAFRSKVLDTDELRGYCSFFATFSSVMPQWLRKTKIVKKLNKMLVNHLGLTLTKEGLQNVVDLMEPYGQLSNGIELLSPPLDWTRETKFPHAVWAAGRGLVALLLPNFDVVDNIWLEPLSWQGIGCTKITKARNEVYINGNLESRSYLEKKLVFCFGSYVASQMLLPFGEENLLSSSEIQQAQEIATRMVIQYGWGPDDSPAIYYCSNAVGALSMGNDHEYVMAAKVEKIFEMAYLKTREMLQRNRLVLEKIVEELLEFEILTRKDLERITEDNGGIWEKEPFSLFEVQASEPTSGSLLERGNASGGALLAS; this comes from the exons ATGGACTCTATTCTCTCTTCTTCACTTCACACACAACCTCATCCCTCTCGCTTTTCACCACGCTTACCTTTCACCTCATTCCGCCCCCTCCCAACTCAAAAACTCATACACACAACACCTCGAAACCCAATCTCACGCGCTTCTATCACTTTCGCCTCTAAGCAACAAAACGACACCGTTTTAGCCGTCACTCGCAAAAACCACGAGCGAAcaacaaatatttctcaatGCATAACGAAACAACTCGTTCGCGCTCTTTTTTGTTTCGCCATCGGTGTTTCTGCTCTTGGAACGGTCCGAGTTGCGCCTGCGTTCGCATTTCCGACGGTGCCTTCGACTATTTTTTCCGGTATGAAAAAAGTGAAGCGTCATGAGTATTATGATTGTACTGAAAGAGTCTTAAAGACTGTTCCggttttgttgaggagtatagAAGAGGTTAGGAAAGGGAATGGTGAAATGGAGGATGTGAAAAGAGCTCTGAAGGCTGTGAAATTGAAGAAGGAAGAATCGGAGAAAGAGATTTTGAAGAGGATGCAACCGCAGTTGATGGACTTGAAGGAAGAGTTACGGCAGTTGGAGATTAAGGAAGGGGAGATTTATGGGCAGATGATGGCGGTGAAGCGCGAGTATGATAAATTGACGGGGGGGGAGTTCTTAGAGGAAGGGAATGAGAAATTGGAGGGGAAGGTGGTGAATgaggaagagaagaagaagTTGGAGAAGAGAATGGGAGAGCTGGAGATGAAGTATCATGTGATATGTGGAGAAATATATGAAATGGAGGATGTGATTTCGAGGAAGGAGACAGTGGCTTTGAGTTACGGGGTATTGGAAATTTTGTTCATCGAGAGGGAATGTGAGCAGCTTGTGGAGAAATTCAAACAGGAAATGAAACAGAAGAAAATTGAGAG TTTGCACGCTCACTCGGTTAAAGGGCTCTCAAAATCCGTCATTCAGAGAGACTTGGAAGATGTGCAAAGAAAACATTTAGAACAAACTCTTCTTCCTAGCATTGTGGATGTTGATGATCTTGAGCCATTATTTCAGAGAGACTCTGTTGATTTTGCCCAACGTTTAAAAACAAGTCTTGAAGACTCAAGGGAGCAACAGAATAATTTGGAGTCCCAgataagaaaaaatatgaagTCTGCCAAGGAAAAGCGTAGTATTGTTTACTCACCTGAAGAAGAG GAAAGGATTCTTTTGGACCGAGATAGAGTAGTGTCAAGGACTTGGTACaatgaagagaaaaatagaTGGGAGATGGATCCAGTGGCTGTCCCTCATGCTGTCTCAAAGAAGCTAATAGAGCATGTCCGGATTAGGCATGACTGGTGTGTCATGTATATTGCATTGAAGGGGGAGGACAAAGAATTTTATGTGGACATAAAG GAATTCGAAATGCTTTTTGAAGATATTGGGGGTTTTGACTGGCTATATAGGAAAATGCTAGCCTGTGATATTCCAACAGCTGTTCATCTAACGTGGATTCCTCTCTCAGAGTTGGGTTGGCGCCGACTATTTTTTGTGACATTAAGGTACCCTCGTTGGTTTTTGCGTGACTGGTGGAAATCTGAAGATATACCGAATGCAATAAATTATATCTCCGAGTCAATTCAGGAAATGATTGATGACATAATGATGGTGATAGGGTTTCCTCTTGTGGAATATTTTGTCCGGCCAGAGGAAGGGACAGTGGGCAACTCATGGTACTTATGGCAATTAAATGTAGAAGCAAGGGTTCAATCCAGACAAGCAGATGGTGATATTCAATGGTTCGCGTTGCTTTTCGCAAGAGCTGCTATTTCAGGATTTATTTCAGGATTTGTTTTGTTTCGAGTGTTCAAATTATTGAGGAAAAAAGTTTCAAGACTTATTGGTTACGGTCCTCTGCGAAAAAGTCCAAATAAGAGGAAACTTTGGCGAGTG GCTTATTACTTTCATCAAAGATGGGTAAATATGAGGAAGAAGAGAAGGGATGGCGTTGATCCCATAAAAACAGCTTTTGATCATATGAAG GGTGTTCTTATTGTAGGTGAGAGGGGTACAGGCAAGACATCTCTAGCATTGGCTATAGCTGCAGAGGCTAAGGTGCCTGTTGTTGAAATTAAGGCCCAACAATTGGAAGCTGGGATGTGGGTTGGTCAAAGTGCCTCCAATGTTCGTGAATTGTTTCAAACAGCAAGAGATTTG GCTCCTGTAATAATATTCGTAGAGGATTTTGACCTGTTTGCTGGTGTACGTGGCAAATTTATCCACACCGAAAATCAAGATCATGAAGCTTTCATTAATCAACTGCTTGTGGAACTTGATGG ATTTGAGAAACAAGATGGGGTTGTTTTGATGGCTACTACAAGAAATCTGAAGCAAATCGATGAGGCCTTGCAGAGGCCAGGCCGCATGGATAGAATATTTCATCTTCAAAGGCCCACCCAGGCGGAGAGAGAAAACATATTGTACTCAGCAGCGAAGGAAACCATGGATGATCAGCTTATTGATTATGTAGACTGGAAAAAG GTTGCTGAGAATACGGCTCTTCTACGACCAATTGAGTTAAAACTTGTTCCTGTGGCTTTAGAAGGAAGTGCCTTCCGGAGCAAAGTTCTTGACACAGATGAATTAAGGGGCTACTGTAGTTTCTTTGCA ACTTTCAGTTCTGTGATGCCCCAATGGCTGAGGAAAACCAAAATTGTCAAGAAGTTAAACAAAATGTTGGTGAATCACCTGGGACTAACATTAACAAAAGAAGGTCTCCAAAATGTTGTTGATTTGATGGAACCATATGGCCAGCTAAGCAATGGGATAGAGCTTTTGAGCCCTCCACTTGAT TGGACGAGGGAAACTAAATTTCCACATGCTGTCTGGGCTGCTGGTCGTGGTCTTGTTGCTCTTTTATTACCAAATTTCGATGTTGTTGATAATATTTGGCTTGAACCTCTATCCTGGCAG GGAATTGGATGTACAAAAATCACAAAAGCAAGAAATGAAGTTTACATCAATGGGAACCTAGAATCAAGATCATATCTCGAAAAGAAGCTTGTGTTTTGTTTTGGTTCTTATGTTGCATCCCAAATGTTACTTCCTTTTGGGGAAGAAAACTTACTGTCTTCATCTGAGATACAGCAGGCACAAGAG ATAGCTACACGAATGGTCATTCAATATGGATGGGGACCTGATGATAGTCCTGCAATTTATTACTGCAGTAATGCG GTTGGTGCATTAAGCATGGGAAATGATCATGAGTATGTGATGGCAGCTAAAGTTGAAAAG ATTTTTGAGATGGCATATCTGAAAACAAGAGAAATGCTGCAGAGAAATCGCCTGGTACTAGAAAAGATTGTAGAGGAATtacttgaatttgaaattttgactCGAAAG GATTTAGAGAGAATTACTGAAGATAATGGTGGAATCTGGGAGAAAGAGCCTTTTAGTCTTTTTGAAGTTCAAGCTAGTGAG CCAACTTCCGGCAGCCTTCTAGAAAGAGGAAATGCATCAGGAGGTGCTCTACTAGCATCCTAG